A genomic segment from Amycolatopsis camponoti encodes:
- a CDS encoding cold-shock protein: MAVGTVKWFNSEKGYGFIESTEGPDVFVHYSAIQADGFRTLDEGDRVEFEVQSGRDGRSQAADVRKVS; encoded by the coding sequence GTGGCTGTCGGCACCGTCAAATGGTTCAACTCGGAAAAGGGCTACGGGTTCATCGAATCCACCGAAGGACCGGACGTGTTCGTCCACTATTCGGCCATTCAGGCCGACGGATTCCGCACTTTGGACGAAGGTGACCGCGTCGAGTTCGAAGTCCAGTCCGGGCGTGACGGGCGGAGCCAGGCCGCGGACGTGCGCAAGGTGTCGTAA
- a CDS encoding TIGR00266 family protein — protein MQVQVRQQPSFAVARMMLAPGEPCQVESGAMMATSYGVQVQSQSQGGIMKGLGRAFLSGESFFISTFTAPQNGGWVDVAANLPGDIQVITLDGRTGWAVTRGCWLASSHGVQTETKWGGMKNLMGGEGGFLTHATGQGQLLVACYGAVETITLQQGEMVTVDTGHVVAYADTVQYQIRKVATGIIQSMKSGEGLVFDFVGPGQIMTQTRNPSALVSWIVSHVPSR, from the coding sequence ATGCAGGTCCAGGTCCGTCAACAGCCCTCGTTCGCCGTCGCCAGGATGATGCTGGCGCCCGGCGAGCCGTGCCAGGTCGAGTCCGGCGCGATGATGGCCACCAGCTACGGCGTGCAGGTCCAGTCCCAGTCGCAGGGCGGGATCATGAAGGGCCTCGGCCGCGCGTTCCTCTCCGGCGAGTCCTTCTTCATCTCCACCTTCACCGCGCCGCAGAACGGCGGCTGGGTCGACGTCGCGGCCAACCTGCCCGGTGACATCCAGGTGATCACCCTCGACGGCCGGACCGGCTGGGCCGTCACCCGCGGCTGCTGGCTCGCGTCGTCGCACGGCGTGCAGACCGAGACCAAGTGGGGCGGGATGAAGAACCTGATGGGCGGCGAAGGCGGGTTCCTGACCCACGCCACCGGCCAGGGCCAGCTGCTCGTCGCCTGCTACGGCGCGGTCGAGACCATCACCCTGCAGCAGGGCGAGATGGTCACCGTCGACACCGGGCACGTCGTCGCGTACGCCGACACCGTGCAGTACCAGATCCGGAAGGTCGCGACGGGCATCATCCAGTCCATGAAGAGCGGTGAGGGCCTCGTGTTCGACTTCGTCGGCCCCGGCCAGATCATGACGCAGACGCGCAACCCGTCCGCGCTGGTCAGCTGGATCGTCTCGCACGTCCCCTCCCGCTGA
- the moeA gene encoding molybdopterin molybdotransferase MoeA yields the protein MISVDDYRDRVAALLGTTPATDLPLAAAAGLVLAEDVRAGVSLPPFDNSAMDGYAVRAADIAAPPVTLPVADDIPAGRVDVGTLEPGTAHRIMTGAPLPPGADAVVMVEDTDGGTETVTISAAAKEGAHIRHTGEDVVEGSVALSAGTVLGHSQLGLAAAVGLAEVRVHRPLRVLIASTGTELIDAPAPLRHGQIYESNSVMLAAAVRDLGCEVEVVRSVVDDVEEFRKVIEPKLADADLLVTSGGVSAGAYEVVKDALTGQGVEFAKIAMQPGGPQGCGRWQGVPVVTLPGNPVSVLVSFEAFLRPAILTALGHTDVSRRRVRARLTEAMSSPGGRRQYRRGVFTPSDGEVTGVVGPRGGPGSHLLAAFTQANCLIVLPEDVTTAAVGDEVDVLLL from the coding sequence GTGATCTCCGTCGACGACTACCGCGACCGCGTTGCCGCGCTCCTGGGCACCACTCCCGCGACCGACCTGCCCCTCGCCGCCGCGGCCGGTCTCGTCCTGGCCGAGGACGTGCGGGCCGGCGTTTCCCTCCCGCCCTTCGACAACTCGGCGATGGACGGCTACGCGGTCCGCGCCGCCGACATCGCCGCGCCACCGGTGACACTGCCGGTCGCCGACGACATCCCGGCGGGCCGCGTCGACGTCGGGACGCTGGAACCGGGCACGGCGCACCGGATCATGACCGGCGCCCCGCTGCCGCCCGGCGCGGACGCCGTCGTGATGGTCGAGGACACCGACGGCGGCACCGAGACCGTCACGATCTCCGCCGCCGCCAAGGAAGGCGCGCACATCCGGCACACCGGCGAGGACGTCGTCGAAGGCAGCGTCGCGCTGTCCGCCGGGACCGTCCTCGGCCATTCGCAGCTGGGCCTGGCGGCCGCCGTCGGGCTCGCCGAGGTGCGGGTGCACCGGCCGCTGCGCGTGCTGATCGCCTCGACCGGCACCGAGCTGATCGACGCGCCCGCCCCGCTGCGGCACGGCCAGATCTACGAGTCCAACAGCGTGATGCTCGCCGCCGCGGTCCGCGACCTCGGCTGCGAGGTCGAGGTGGTCCGCAGCGTCGTCGACGACGTCGAGGAGTTCCGCAAGGTCATCGAGCCGAAGCTGGCCGACGCGGACCTGCTGGTCACCTCCGGCGGGGTCAGCGCGGGCGCGTACGAAGTGGTGAAGGACGCGCTGACCGGCCAGGGCGTCGAGTTCGCGAAGATCGCGATGCAGCCGGGCGGGCCGCAGGGCTGCGGCCGCTGGCAGGGCGTCCCGGTGGTGACGCTGCCCGGCAACCCGGTGAGCGTCCTGGTGTCGTTCGAGGCGTTCCTGCGCCCGGCGATCCTGACGGCGCTGGGCCACACCGACGTCTCACGACGGCGAGTGCGGGCCCGGCTGACCGAGGCGATGTCCTCGCCGGGCGGCCGCCGCCAGTACCGCCGGGGCGTGTTCACCCCGTCCGACGGGGAGGTCACCGGGGTCGTCGGGCCGCGAGGCGGCCCCGGCTCGCACCTGCTGGCCGCGTTCACGCAGGCCAACTGCCTGATCGTGCTGCCAGAAGACGTCACAACGGCAGCGGTTGGCGACGAGGTGGACGTCCTGCTGCTCTGA
- the groL gene encoding chaperonin GroEL (60 kDa chaperone family; promotes refolding of misfolded polypeptides especially under stressful conditions; forms two stacked rings of heptamers to form a barrel-shaped 14mer; ends can be capped by GroES; misfolded proteins enter the barrel where they are refolded when GroES binds) codes for MAKLIAFDEDARRGLERGLNILAEAVKVTLGPRGRNVVLEKKWGAPTITNDGVSIAKEIELEDPWEKIGAELVKEVAKKTDDVAGDGTTTATVLAQALVKEGLRNVAAGADPISLKRGIEAAVEAITEQLHKAAVQIETKEQIAATASISAADRTIGELIAEALDKVGKEGVVTVEESNTFGLELELTEGMRFDKGYISGYFVTDPERQEAELEDPYILLFGSKISTVKDVLPLLEKVIQSGKPLLIIAEDVEGEALATLIVNKMRGTFKSVAVKAPGFGDRRKAILQDIAILTGGQVISEDVGLKLENADLSLLGKARKAVITKDETTIVEGAGDADQIQGRVNQIRAEIDNSDSDYDREKLQERLAKLAGGVAVIKAGAATEVELKERKHRIEDAVRNAKAAVEEGIVAGGGVALIQAAEAAFAGLKLEGDEATGANIVKVAVEAPLKQIAINAGLEGGVVVEKVKGLPQGHGLNAATGVYEDLLAAGVPDPTKVTRSALQNAASIAALFLTTEAVVADKPEKASAAPADPSGGMGGMDF; via the coding sequence ATGGCCAAACTGATCGCGTTCGACGAGGACGCCCGCCGCGGTCTCGAGCGTGGCTTGAACATCCTCGCCGAAGCCGTCAAGGTGACCCTCGGCCCGCGGGGCCGGAACGTCGTGCTCGAAAAGAAGTGGGGCGCGCCGACCATCACCAACGATGGTGTCTCCATCGCCAAGGAGATCGAGCTCGAGGACCCGTGGGAGAAGATCGGGGCGGAGCTCGTCAAGGAGGTCGCCAAGAAGACCGACGACGTCGCGGGTGACGGCACCACCACCGCCACCGTGCTCGCCCAGGCCCTCGTCAAGGAAGGCCTGCGCAACGTCGCGGCCGGGGCCGACCCCATCAGCCTGAAGCGCGGCATCGAGGCGGCCGTCGAGGCCATCACCGAGCAGCTGCACAAGGCCGCCGTCCAGATCGAGACCAAGGAGCAGATCGCTGCTACCGCCTCGATCTCGGCCGCTGACCGCACCATCGGCGAGCTGATCGCCGAGGCGCTGGACAAGGTCGGCAAGGAAGGCGTCGTCACCGTCGAGGAGAGCAACACCTTCGGTCTCGAGCTCGAGCTCACCGAGGGCATGCGCTTCGACAAGGGCTACATCTCGGGTTACTTCGTCACCGACCCGGAGCGCCAGGAAGCCGAGCTGGAGGACCCCTACATCCTCCTCTTCGGTTCCAAGATCTCCACCGTCAAGGACGTCCTGCCGCTGCTGGAGAAGGTCATCCAGTCCGGCAAGCCGCTGCTGATCATCGCCGAGGACGTCGAGGGCGAGGCCCTGGCCACCCTCATCGTCAACAAGATGCGCGGCACCTTCAAGTCCGTCGCCGTCAAGGCCCCGGGCTTCGGTGACCGCCGCAAGGCGATCCTGCAGGACATCGCGATCCTGACCGGTGGCCAGGTCATCTCCGAGGACGTCGGCCTCAAGCTGGAGAACGCGGACCTGTCCCTGCTGGGCAAGGCCCGCAAGGCCGTCATCACCAAGGACGAGACGACCATCGTCGAGGGTGCGGGCGACGCCGACCAGATCCAGGGTCGCGTCAACCAGATCCGCGCCGAGATCGACAACTCGGACTCGGACTACGACCGCGAGAAGCTGCAGGAGCGGCTCGCGAAGCTGGCCGGCGGCGTGGCCGTCATCAAGGCCGGCGCCGCGACCGAGGTCGAGCTCAAGGAGCGCAAGCACCGCATCGAGGACGCGGTGCGCAACGCCAAGGCCGCCGTCGAAGAGGGCATCGTCGCCGGTGGTGGCGTCGCTCTCATCCAGGCTGCCGAGGCTGCCTTCGCGGGCCTGAAGCTCGAGGGCGACGAGGCCACTGGCGCCAACATCGTCAAGGTGGCCGTCGAGGCCCCGCTCAAGCAGATCGCGATCAACGCCGGCCTCGAAGGCGGCGTCGTGGTGGAGAAGGTCAAGGGCCTGCCGCAGGGTCACGGCCTCAACGCCGCCACGGGTGTCTACGAGGACCTGCTCGCCGCCGGCGTGCCGGACCCGACGAAGGTCACCCGTTCCGCGCTGCAGAACGCCGCTTCCATCGCGGCGCTGTTCCTGACCACCGAGGCCGTCGTGGCGGACAAGCCGGAGAAGGCTTCGGCCGCTCCCGCCGACCCGTCCGGTGGCATGGGTGGCATGGACTTCTGA
- a CDS encoding o-succinylbenzoate synthase, with product MKVYAIPLRNRFRGITVREGVLLPGPAGWGEFCPFADYSDAESLPWLHAALEASETGWPAPVRDRVEVNTTVPVVGAEKAYELVRASGCRTAKVKVADPRSSLTDDCDRVAAVRDALGPAGAVRIDANMAWDVDTAVRAIIDLDKAAGGLEYAEQPCPTIDDLAAVRRRVPVRIAADESIRRAEDPLKVAVAGAADIAVLKVAPLGGVRRALEVAEACGLPCVVSSAVETSVGLAAGLALAGALPELEFACGLGTISLLEGDVCASPLSPVDGYLPVPRQAPEPTDAYPASAEVRAAWEARLDRVRGLS from the coding sequence ATGAAGGTCTACGCGATCCCCCTGCGCAATCGGTTCCGCGGCATCACGGTCCGGGAGGGCGTCCTGCTGCCGGGTCCGGCGGGCTGGGGCGAGTTCTGCCCGTTCGCCGACTACTCGGACGCCGAGAGCCTCCCCTGGCTGCACGCGGCGCTCGAAGCGAGCGAGACGGGCTGGCCGGCGCCGGTGCGCGACCGGGTCGAGGTGAACACGACGGTGCCGGTCGTCGGCGCGGAGAAAGCGTACGAACTGGTGCGCGCGTCCGGCTGCCGGACGGCGAAGGTGAAGGTGGCGGACCCGCGTTCGTCGTTGACGGACGACTGCGACCGGGTGGCGGCGGTCCGCGACGCGCTCGGCCCGGCCGGCGCGGTGCGGATCGACGCGAACATGGCGTGGGACGTCGACACGGCGGTCCGCGCGATCATCGACCTCGACAAGGCGGCGGGCGGCCTGGAGTACGCGGAACAGCCGTGCCCGACGATCGACGACCTGGCGGCGGTCCGCCGCCGGGTCCCGGTCCGCATCGCGGCCGACGAGTCGATCCGCCGGGCGGAGGACCCGCTGAAGGTGGCGGTCGCGGGAGCGGCGGACATCGCGGTGCTGAAGGTGGCGCCCCTGGGCGGCGTGCGGCGGGCGCTGGAGGTCGCGGAGGCGTGCGGACTGCCGTGCGTGGTGTCGTCGGCGGTGGAGACGAGCGTCGGCCTGGCCGCGGGACTCGCCTTGGCCGGCGCGCTCCCGGAGCTCGAATTCGCTTGTGGACTGGGGACGATTTCCCTGCTGGAAGGCGACGTCTGCGCGTCACCACTGTCCCCTGTGGACGGATACCTGCCGGTGCCACGCCAGGCACCGGAGCCGACGGACGCGTACCCGGCGTCAGCCGAAGTGCGGGCGGCGTGGGAAGCCCGGCTCGATCGGGTGCGCGGGCTGTCGTGA
- a CDS encoding serine/threonine-protein kinase has protein sequence MTGDVSGDLTGRRLGNYRIDGVLGKGGMSVTYKATDVRLGRKVALKVIGDHLGTDAEFRERFVDEARNTSAIDHANVVPLYDFGELDGMLYIAMRMVDGGDLAGLIAGGPIAPARTLTMLDQVADALDTLHNRGLVHLDVKPANVLVTKKETSREHVYVADFGLTRRGATGHRTRGGDFLGSPTYAAPEHLRGEPLDGRTDQYALTCVLYACLTGSPPFKGDVPTVIKGHLNGDPPAISRAVALPPAIDEVIRKGMAKSPADRYPSCVELIAAARRALGPLAASDTPPGPPGSNSGGIPAPQRPGQVQQGPHQNSAPQGEGAPVHPYGGQQPGYGQQPGPPGPPPSMPPQGMPPQGPPPGYGYPQQGPPPQGPPPGMPQGPPPGYGYPQQPGMPPQGYGQDPMRLRPPMPAGGAGAFHQPKSGGGKKWIFLVLGLLVVAGLIVGAIFLFSDGGSGGGGTTTAPNIPVGPGGDSQGNPTSSLNAPPTSISIKPGN, from the coding sequence GTGACAGGCGATGTGTCGGGGGACCTCACCGGTCGCCGGCTGGGCAACTACCGCATCGACGGAGTGCTCGGCAAGGGCGGCATGAGCGTGACCTACAAGGCCACCGACGTGCGGCTGGGCCGGAAGGTGGCGCTCAAGGTCATCGGTGACCACCTCGGGACCGACGCCGAGTTCCGCGAGCGGTTCGTCGACGAGGCGCGCAACACGTCCGCGATCGACCACGCCAACGTCGTGCCGCTGTACGACTTCGGCGAGCTCGACGGCATGCTCTACATCGCCATGCGCATGGTCGACGGCGGCGATCTCGCCGGCCTGATCGCGGGCGGCCCGATCGCCCCCGCGCGCACGCTGACGATGCTCGACCAGGTCGCGGACGCCCTCGACACCCTGCACAACCGTGGTCTGGTCCACCTCGACGTCAAGCCGGCCAACGTGCTCGTGACGAAGAAGGAGACCTCGCGCGAGCACGTGTACGTCGCCGACTTCGGGCTGACGCGGCGCGGCGCGACGGGACACCGGACGCGCGGCGGCGACTTCCTCGGCTCGCCGACGTACGCGGCGCCCGAGCACCTGCGCGGCGAGCCGCTGGACGGGCGCACCGACCAGTACGCGCTGACGTGCGTCCTCTACGCCTGCCTCACCGGCAGCCCGCCGTTCAAGGGCGACGTGCCGACGGTGATCAAGGGCCACCTCAACGGCGACCCGCCGGCGATCTCCCGCGCCGTGGCGCTGCCGCCGGCGATCGACGAGGTCATCCGGAAGGGGATGGCGAAGAGCCCCGCGGACCGCTACCCCAGCTGCGTCGAGCTGATCGCGGCCGCCCGCCGCGCGCTCGGCCCCCTGGCGGCGTCCGACACCCCACCGGGTCCTCCCGGGTCGAATTCGGGGGGAATCCCCGCGCCGCAGCGCCCCGGTCAGGTACAACAGGGGCCGCACCAGAACAGCGCACCGCAGGGAGAGGGGGCCCCCGTGCATCCGTACGGAGGACAGCAGCCCGGCTACGGCCAGCAGCCCGGGCCGCCGGGGCCGCCCCCGAGCATGCCGCCCCAAGGCATGCCGCCGCAGGGCCCGCCGCCCGGCTACGGCTACCCCCAGCAGGGCCCGCCTCCGCAGGGTCCGCCCCCGGGCATGCCGCAGGGCCCGCCGCCGGGGTACGGCTACCCGCAGCAGCCGGGCATGCCGCCGCAGGGCTACGGCCAGGACCCGATGCGGCTGCGTCCCCCGATGCCGGCCGGCGGCGCGGGCGCGTTCCACCAGCCGAAGAGCGGCGGCGGCAAGAAGTGGATCTTCCTCGTCCTCGGCCTGCTCGTGGTGGCCGGCCTGATCGTCGGCGCGATCTTCCTGTTCAGCGACGGCGGCAGTGGTGGCGGTGGCACGACGACGGCCCCGAACATCCCGGTCGGCCCCGGCGGGGACTCGCAGGGCAACCCGACGTCGTCGCTCAACGCCCCGCCGACGTCGATCTCCATCAAGCCCGGCAACTGA
- a CDS encoding AIM24 family protein: MRVQTRHTPGFGVARVLLDPGESVQAAPETLLASRFGVTEAPAGRGGVRAGKSTTAVYTAPSDGGWIDFAPLRPGDVYPLDLGGGTGWSVHRDAVLVRPSSVRHDPNWVPLQQLFGADSGFLEHYSGAGPLVLAAPGPVDAFELGKGELVTVRPDYLLAYPDTVQCRLRALDPGGPQSLRSGEGLAVDFAGPGTVLVQARNRRLSSA; the protein is encoded by the coding sequence ATGCGCGTCCAGACCCGGCACACCCCCGGCTTCGGTGTCGCCCGCGTCCTGCTCGACCCGGGCGAGTCCGTCCAGGCCGCGCCCGAAACGCTGCTCGCCAGCCGCTTCGGCGTCACCGAGGCACCGGCGGGCCGCGGCGGCGTCCGCGCGGGCAAGTCCACGACGGCGGTCTACACCGCGCCTTCGGACGGCGGCTGGATCGACTTCGCGCCGCTGCGCCCCGGTGACGTCTACCCGCTCGACCTGGGCGGCGGCACCGGCTGGTCGGTGCATCGCGACGCCGTGCTGGTGCGGCCGTCGTCGGTCCGGCACGATCCGAACTGGGTACCGCTGCAGCAGCTCTTCGGCGCCGACTCCGGGTTCCTCGAGCACTACAGCGGGGCCGGGCCGCTCGTGCTGGCCGCGCCCGGCCCGGTCGACGCGTTCGAGCTCGGCAAGGGCGAGCTGGTCACCGTCCGGCCGGACTACCTGCTGGCCTACCCCGACACCGTGCAGTGCCGGTTGCGGGCGCTCGATCCCGGCGGCCCGCAGTCGCTGCGCAGCGGGGAAGGGCTCGCGGTCGACTTCGCGGGGCCCGGGACGGTGCTCGTGCAAGCGCGGAACCGACGCCTTTCTTCGGCGTGA
- a CDS encoding AfsR/SARP family transcriptional regulator produces the protein MVLDFRVLGPAEVTADGHPVPLGGSRPLIVLAGLLLRANRVVPVDELGRWLWNDDRRRSKGALQTYVLRLRRALGDQVSIRTESGGYLIELDDDLLDLSRFRALAIRGKAAMDRGESRRAAAHFAEALGQWRGAALLNVESDALHRDEAGQLAEERLRVREQWADALLDVGEYGTVIPELTRLTRENPLRERLHEQLMVALYRSGRQAEALDVHRRISSVLAEELGLDPGPSLQRTRQAILTGSEGADPARLARYRLGAEPQVPHQLPADLRAFSGRECDLKALHALLPEAIDAGTSTPIASVEGMGGIGKTTLAVHFAHEIAHRFPGGQVYLNLRGYGPGEPVEPSAALEAMLTALGVPCEAIPADLDGRAASWRTHSAGRRLLVVLDNANRTEQVRPLLPGPGCLVVITSRWQLRALVATHGARRIALEELGEEDAVELLASTIGFDRVARDSAATERFVRYCGGLPLAIRILAVRAAQFPDLPLDEFVDSLEADLLGSFDLADGEGTNIRSVFSYSYQALEPPTARLLRLLGLPTGVDFTAPVAAAVAGLDVSATRPMLETLAAAHLLAQPRPGRYQFHDLIRAYAGEVASQVDTPSQRDAALDRLLDWYLASALNASRRMRPERYYRLLDLDDLDGGQTFTAYHDALDWFGEEAGNLIAAVHLARHRRDDVCWKLAWLLQSHFATRSRLDEWRSVFAVALEAARAGGHRPGEAGILSGLGVVNGVARKYDESRRFLEQVLAIQRELGAREGEARAQYNLAMAAHNLDDYAGAYEHGMQALEIVRELGLGAFEASVLRALGDICTSMGDHDQALRLADAALAVLGPDGEPVDRRFTLHTRGLALVGLGRVDEGIACIRDSVAMFFEMGEQYEAADVLAQLGTIHLRTGDRAVARECWVRSVRLLTELGHPDADDVRAKLAALVGTGS, from the coding sequence GTGGTCCTCGACTTCCGCGTGCTGGGTCCGGCCGAGGTCACGGCAGACGGCCACCCGGTGCCGCTCGGGGGCAGCCGGCCGTTGATCGTCCTGGCCGGGCTTTTGCTGCGCGCGAACCGGGTCGTGCCGGTCGACGAGCTCGGCCGCTGGCTCTGGAACGACGACCGCCGCCGCTCCAAGGGCGCGCTCCAGACGTACGTCCTGCGCCTGCGCCGCGCCCTCGGCGACCAGGTCTCGATCCGCACCGAGAGCGGCGGCTACCTGATCGAGCTCGACGACGACCTGCTGGACCTCTCGCGGTTTCGCGCCCTCGCCATCCGGGGGAAGGCCGCGATGGACCGCGGCGAAAGCCGGCGGGCGGCCGCGCACTTCGCCGAAGCGCTCGGGCAATGGCGGGGCGCGGCGCTGCTGAACGTCGAGTCGGACGCGCTGCACCGCGACGAGGCCGGTCAGCTCGCCGAGGAACGGCTGCGCGTCCGCGAGCAGTGGGCGGACGCCCTGCTCGACGTCGGCGAGTACGGCACCGTGATCCCCGAGCTGACCCGGTTGACCAGGGAAAACCCGCTGCGGGAGCGGCTGCACGAGCAGCTGATGGTCGCGCTCTACCGGTCGGGCCGGCAGGCCGAGGCGCTCGACGTCCACCGCCGGATCAGCAGCGTGCTGGCCGAGGAGCTGGGCCTCGACCCCGGGCCGTCGCTGCAGCGCACCCGCCAGGCGATCCTCACCGGCAGCGAGGGCGCCGACCCCGCCCGGCTGGCGCGCTACCGGCTCGGCGCCGAACCGCAGGTGCCGCACCAGCTGCCCGCCGACCTGCGGGCCTTCTCCGGGCGGGAGTGCGACCTCAAGGCGTTGCACGCGCTGCTGCCGGAAGCGATCGACGCCGGCACGTCGACGCCGATCGCGTCCGTCGAGGGCATGGGCGGCATCGGCAAGACGACGTTGGCCGTGCACTTCGCGCACGAGATCGCCCACCGGTTCCCCGGCGGGCAGGTCTACCTCAACCTGCGCGGCTACGGGCCGGGCGAGCCGGTCGAGCCGTCGGCGGCGCTGGAGGCGATGCTCACGGCGCTGGGCGTGCCGTGCGAGGCGATCCCGGCCGACCTCGACGGCCGTGCGGCCAGCTGGCGGACGCACAGCGCCGGCCGGCGGCTGCTCGTCGTGCTCGACAACGCCAACCGCACCGAGCAGGTGCGCCCGCTGCTGCCCGGGCCGGGCTGCCTGGTCGTGATCACGAGCCGCTGGCAGCTGCGCGCACTGGTCGCGACGCACGGCGCGCGGCGGATCGCGCTGGAGGAGCTGGGCGAGGAGGACGCCGTCGAGCTGCTCGCGTCGACCATCGGCTTCGACCGGGTGGCGCGGGATTCCGCGGCGACCGAGCGGTTCGTCCGCTACTGCGGCGGGCTGCCGCTGGCGATCCGGATCCTCGCCGTGCGGGCGGCGCAGTTCCCCGACCTGCCGCTCGACGAGTTCGTCGACTCGCTCGAAGCCGACCTGCTCGGCTCGTTCGACCTCGCCGACGGTGAGGGGACGAACATCCGCTCGGTGTTTTCGTACTCCTACCAGGCACTGGAACCGCCGACGGCGCGGTTGCTGCGGCTGCTCGGGCTGCCCACCGGCGTCGACTTCACCGCGCCGGTGGCGGCCGCGGTCGCCGGGCTGGACGTGTCGGCGACGCGGCCGATGCTGGAAACCCTGGCCGCCGCGCACCTGCTCGCCCAGCCGCGGCCGGGTCGCTACCAGTTCCACGACCTCATCCGGGCATACGCCGGCGAAGTCGCTTCGCAGGTCGACACGCCTTCGCAGCGCGACGCCGCCCTGGATCGGCTGCTGGACTGGTACCTGGCGTCGGCGCTGAACGCGTCACGGCGGATGCGGCCGGAGCGCTACTACCGGCTACTGGACCTCGACGACCTGGACGGCGGCCAGACGTTCACGGCGTACCACGACGCGTTGGACTGGTTCGGCGAGGAAGCCGGCAACCTGATCGCCGCGGTCCACCTGGCGCGGCACCGCCGCGACGACGTCTGCTGGAAGCTGGCTTGGCTGCTGCAAAGCCACTTCGCGACGCGCTCGCGGCTCGACGAGTGGCGCTCGGTGTTCGCGGTGGCGCTCGAAGCCGCGCGGGCCGGCGGTCACCGGCCGGGCGAGGCGGGCATCCTGAGCGGGCTCGGCGTCGTCAACGGCGTCGCGCGGAAGTACGACGAGTCGCGGCGGTTCCTGGAGCAGGTGCTGGCGATCCAGCGCGAGCTCGGCGCGCGGGAGGGCGAGGCGCGGGCGCAGTACAACCTGGCGATGGCGGCGCACAACCTCGACGACTACGCCGGGGCGTACGAGCACGGCATGCAGGCGCTGGAGATCGTCCGCGAGCTGGGACTGGGGGCGTTCGAGGCGAGCGTGCTGCGGGCGTTGGGCGACATCTGCACGTCGATGGGCGACCACGACCAGGCGCTCCGGCTGGCCGATGCGGCGCTGGCGGTGCTCGGCCCGGACGGTGAGCCGGTGGACCGGAGGTTCACCCTGCACACGCGCGGGCTGGCGCTGGTCGGGCTGGGCCGGGTGGACGAGGGCATCGCTTGCATCCGCGACTCGGTCGCGATGTTCTTCGAGATGGGCGAGCAGTACGAGGCGGCGGACGTGCTGGCCCAGCTGGGGACGATCCACCTGCGCACCGGCGACCGGGCGGTGGCGCGGGAGTGCTGGGTCCGCTCGGTGCGGCTGCTGACGGAGCTGGGGCACCCGGACGCCGACGACGTGCGCGCGAAGCTGGCGGCTCTGGTGGGCACCGGGAGCTGA
- a CDS encoding PspC domain-containing protein yields the protein MTNSVYTPETKKLRRSTGDKMLTGVCGGWATYLGIDASILRIGMVAAVFLSVGIAIPVYVAAAILTPEEGS from the coding sequence ATGACGAACAGCGTGTACACCCCGGAAACCAAGAAGCTCCGCCGCAGCACCGGCGACAAGATGCTCACCGGCGTCTGCGGTGGCTGGGCCACCTACCTCGGCATCGACGCCAGCATCCTGCGCATCGGCATGGTCGCCGCCGTTTTCCTTTCCGTCGGGATCGCCATTCCGGTCTACGTCGCCGCCGCGATCCTGACGCCGGAAGAGGGCTCCTGA